TAGCCAAAATCCTGTCAAAAATTGTCGGACAGCCACCCCTTTGAATATGTCCTAAAACAGTAATTCTAGTATCAAAACCACCAATCATTCCAAATACTTTCCCAAAGTCATACGCTGACCCTACACCCTCTGCGACTACTATTATGCTTCTTGTCTTACCTTCTTCGTATCTTTTCTTAATTTTTTTAATAATCCCCTCAATATCATAAGGTATTTCCGGTATCAGGACAGCTTCAGCCCCACCTGCAATTGCAGACATAAGGGCAAGATAACCACAATTTCTCCCCATTACTTCTATTAAGAAAGTCCTGTCGTGGGAGCTTGCAGTATCGTTAATTGTATCAATACATTTTAAAATAGTATTAAGAGCTGTATCCACGCCAATTGCCATATCTGTGCCGTAAATATCATTGTCAATTGAACCCGGCAATCCCACAACTTTTACGCCATAATCTTTATACAAAATATTGGCACCTGTTAGCGAGCCATCCCCGCCAACCACAATAAGTCCGTCAATTTTATTCTTCTTTAATACCTCAACGGCAATATCACGCCCCTGTTTTGTCTTAAATTGTTCACTTCTGGCACTTCTTAATATTGTGCCACCTCTTTGAATAATGTTAGCCACATTTTTACTTTCCATAGAAAACAGCTTACCCTCAATAAGTCCTTTGTAACCCTGCTCCACTCCAAAAGCCTGAATATTCATACTCAGACAAGTCCTGACAATACTTCTGATA
Above is a genomic segment from Deferrivibrio essentukiensis containing:
- the pfkA gene encoding 6-phosphofructokinase, which encodes MKRIALLTSGGDCPGMNAAIRSIVRTCLSMNIQAFGVEQGYKGLIEGKLFSMESKNVANIIQRGGTILRSARSEQFKTKQGRDIAVEVLKKNKIDGLIVVGGDGSLTGANILYKDYGVKVVGLPGSIDNDIYGTDMAIGVDTALNTILKCIDTINDTASSHDRTFLIEVMGRNCGYLALMSAIAGGAEAVLIPEIPYDIEGIIKKIKKRYEEGKTRSIIVVAEGVGSAYDFGKVFGMIGGFDTRITVLGHIQRGGCPTIFDRILATRLGTAAVEALVSGSSGVMMGLQKTQVVQVPFEEVFGNKKRIDSKLLEIAEILSR